attattatttcattattcattttattGTTTCCCCCTAAATTAAAGTAACGTCTTTATTAATCTTCTTACCGCGGTGTAGTCGTAATATTCAGTCCAGTCCAGAAATCGATGGCACTTTTCACGTCATTTGTTAATTAGTTtaattccggaattttttaattaaactttTTAATAATGTGGTTATAACTAACCTTTGGACATCTTGGATTTTGACTCGGTGTTCCAAATTGTAAGTTCCCaaaattctttcaaattcCTTGGCATGAGTGGGTGGAACCATGATGTCGATGGGTTCATCGAGGCTTCGTGGCTCGGTCCAAAAGTCGTAGATGCTGTTCTGTCCCTCGTAAAGTTTAGTCAGGGCGTTGAATGAAGCCACATTTTTCGGTTTCACTTGGATAACCTTGTAACTTTTGCAAAAGTCAGAGATataaaaattcatatttaGTAAAATTATCAGAATtccttttaaattatttaattacccGTCATAGCGCTTTTGAGCGGCTAAAGCCGATACAGCCAATAAGGCAAGAAGGAGTAAAAATTTCATGGTTGTCCCTATTGAAAGTTTCTCTGTACTTGAgggttatattttattttcagtatTTATATACAACCGTTTCTTTAGGAACTTCACCCCAAAACAGCAGCGTATGATGCTTATCTTGTGGTTCATTGCcatcttttgttgtttgagCTTGATGTTTGCGTTTACGATTATTTGAACttatagaagagaaaaaagataattctGTCAATCGAGATTTTGCTGTTTCTCCACTTGGTATACCGTCAAAGTGTAGGCACAGACGAAGTTTATTGGGAAAATcttttgtgttaattttttAGACTCATTCGCTGTGATTACCTTAGTATACATAAGTTCTTTCTTTGTGCAAATCCGGCAGCGCCCCAGTGGTAAAGAtaggaatttgtttgtttatgctTTAAACTTGATGTGTATAGCTTATCAAATGAAATTGGAGAAAAAATCAGGCGACTTTGTCTCGCACTTGGACCTTTTTATTTACCATGTCCAAGGAGCAGGGCGTTAGATAGGGACGAATGCACTCGAGATCACGTGAAGCTTGCCGTCAAATTCCCACCTCTCGTACAACACATACAGTTGATTTTTTGGTGTATgtgtttcttgttttaaaaaatattttttttcgaacaCAGTACACACGTATTAAACTTTTTAAGGAAGAGGGATGAGGTAGCTGATAGAAAAATAACGTAGAATAATTTTCTTCCGTATGTTTTCAAAAAGGTGCCCTTCATTTATTTCACCATTTGCAATAATATTGTTGTCTTGTACTAATTTTGTCCTtctttatttagaaaaaaaaaacatcaatttcATAAATGTGATAACTGTGTATTaaggaaacatttttatttaaattgaaaagtcAATTGTTAATTTCGCTATCCGGCAACACAAATCAGATGCGGTAATCAGATGCTGAAACGTTGGGTTAGTGAAATCTCTCTAGAAAAGAGATTCGGCCATAACCTTGATACCTTCCCAGACCTCCTCGTTATTGGGGAGAATTTGTCTATAATTTCACCAATAaaagttgatttttaaaaaatcgatacTTTATAAAACAGGGACAACTCATTAGTTTATACCTAGCGGGAAGTTGGAATCCGAAGGTTCCTTCGTCACGCATCTCGACGGTGTACGAAAATGGAATACCGGCTCCACCCTTTGCCCAGTCGTCACTGCCTCCAGAAGCGACATCTGGAATTATGGACAGAAAAATTGTGGTCAAGTCTTTCATTTTGAggcatttgaaattcatttgaaaagggaattttttcttacagAGTACGTTGGTGGAGGATCCAATGGTGTATTGGGTTCCGTAGACGGCGGTCAATTTGTTGACAGCTGATACAGCCAAGGTGTACTGAAACAAACGAGTTGATGAGAAAATGAATTCATTTGAGCCAAAGAGCTTAAAGTTCTTACGAGCTGGGTGTAATCATCTGGCAATGCGGAGGTGTAACCCCATGGAGTGAGCCAGTACTGGCCGTAAGAGTGGAAGGTCAGGTACATCTCGGCTTGGCCAGCGACGGCCAAAATGGCGTCACGAACGTGTTGCGACTCGATCTCGCTGAAAGCGGCTCCACCGTGGAAAGTGTCGGAGCATCCGTTTGCACTGCTACCGCCCTCGTTCCAGTGGAAACCAAAGTTCCTGTTCATATCTGCATGAGAAGTAATTATAACAATGAACATTCTCccactttattttaaaactgtCGCATTCAAATTTACCTGTGCCGATGCAAGGAATGCCACCAATTCCAGCATTTGGTTTGCGGTTCTTGCGCCACAAGCGATCCTGCCAAAAACGAAATGAGTTACTCGTACATTTTACTCGTAACAAGTATGACATACCCCGTTTGTGTCATGAGTAAATTGGTAACCATCTGGGTTGATGACGGGCATGATGTACCTGCATAATGAATGACAATCAAGATTCTGTCTCCAGAATAATAAATCAATGCAAGAAAAATACCAGTCAACATTGTCAACGTATTGGGGATGGGCGGCGTAGTTCTCAACCAATTCGTTGATCAACCAGGTGACGAAAGCAGGTGAAATCCACTCACGAGCGTGAATGCCTAGGAAATAAGCAAAGAATCAGATCGTCTTATCAGTCTAGAGTTCATCTGTTGttagccatttttgtttttgaatttaccGCCATCGACGACGATTGCCTTTTTGCCGGTACCACCAGTGGAGATTTTGACCAAAGGCATATCCCTGTTTTCGAATGTCTTGCCAATACTGGAAACCGTTACCTTGTCAGGATGGGCAGCGGCGATTTCATTGATGAAAGCTGTGATCTA
Above is a genomic segment from Daphnia pulicaria isolate SC F1-1A chromosome 8, SC_F0-13Bv2, whole genome shotgun sequence containing:
- the LOC124311204 gene encoding carboxypeptidase B-like, with the translated sequence MKLLILLSVLAASAIASQKRYDGYQLFQVTPKDAASYDALARLSDSEIYDFWTDLRSIGHSTDIMVPPAYVSLFVDLMHAYSMEYRVKMVNVQTVLDMARDEQVAVPRVGSPRYSVTWDNYYDFNAITAFINEIAAAHPDKVTVSSIGKTFENRDMPLVKISTGGTGKKAIVVDGGIHAREWISPAFVTWLINELVENYAAHPQYVDNVDWYIMPVINPDGYQFTHDTNGDRLWRKNRKPNAGIGGIPCIGTDMNRNFGFHWNEGGSSANGCSDTFHGGAAFSEIESQHVRDAILAVAGQAEMYLTFHSYGQYWLTPWGYTSALPDDYTQLYTLAVSAVNKLTAVYGTQYTIGSSTNVLYVASGGSDDWAKGGAGIPFSYTVEMRDEGTFGFQLPARQILPNNEEVWEGIKVMAESLF